CACCCATTGTTTCAATTCCTAATGTTAATGGTGTTACATCTAATAGTAAGATATCTTTAACATCACCAGTTAATACACCAGCTTGAATTGCAGCACCAACTGCAACAGCTTCATCTGGGTTAACTCCCTTTGATGGTTCTTTTCCTGTAAAGTTTTTAACAGCTTCTACTACTGCTGGTATTCTAGTTGATCCACCAACTAAAATTACTTTATCTATATCACCAATTGTCATTTTAGCATCTTCTAATGCTTTCTTCATTGGAGTTAAGCTTCTTTCAACTAAATCTCTTGTTAATTCGTTGAACTTAGCTCTTGTTAAATCTTCATTTATATGTTTTGGACCTGTTGCATCAGCAGTAATAAATGGAAGATTAATATTTGTGCTTTGTGAAGAAGATAATTCTATCTTAGCTTTTTCAGCTGCTTCCTTTAATCTTTGAAGTGCCATTTGGTCATTTCTTAAATCAATTCCATATTCTTTTTGGAAATTATCTGCTAAGTAGTTCATGATTTTTTCATCAAAATCATCTCCTCCTAGCTTAGTATCTCCGTTTGTTGATTTAACTTGGAATAATCCATCACCAAGTTCTAGAATAGATACGTCGAAAGTACCTCCACCTAAGTCATATACTAAAATTGTATGACTATCATCTTGCTTATCTAATCCATATGCTAAAGATGCTGCTGTTGGTTCATTTATTATTCTTAATACTTCAAGCCCTGCAATCTTACCTGCATCCTTTGTTGCTTGTCTTTCTGCATCATTAAAGTATGCTGGAACTGTTATTACTGCTTGAGTAACTTTTTCTCCTAAATAACTTTCAGCATCGGCCTTTAATTTTTGTAAAATCATTGCTGATATTTCTTGTGGTGTGTAATCTTTACCATCTATATTAGTTTTATGGTCTGTACCCATATGTCTTTTAATTGAAATTATTGTTTTATCTGGGTTTGTAATTGCTTGTCTTTTTGCAACTTGCCCTACTAATCTTTCTCCATCTTTTTGGAAAGATACTACTGATGGTGTAGTTCTAGCTCCTTCAGAGTTTGCTATAACTACTGGATCTCCTCCTTCCATTACTGCAACACATGAATTTGTTGTTCCTAAATCAATACCTATTACTTTTGACATTATAATTACCTCCAATTTTATTTTGCAATTAATTTGCTACTTTTACCATACTATATCTTAAAACTTTAGATTCTTTCTTGTATCCTTTTTGGAATACTTCT
Above is a genomic segment from Clostridium bornimense containing:
- the dnaK gene encoding molecular chaperone DnaK, whose amino-acid sequence is MSKVIGIDLGTTNSCVAVMEGGDPVVIANSEGARTTPSVVSFQKDGERLVGQVAKRQAITNPDKTIISIKRHMGTDHKTNIDGKDYTPQEISAMILQKLKADAESYLGEKVTQAVITVPAYFNDAERQATKDAGKIAGLEVLRIINEPTAASLAYGLDKQDDSHTILVYDLGGGTFDVSILELGDGLFQVKSTNGDTKLGGDDFDEKIMNYLADNFQKEYGIDLRNDQMALQRLKEAAEKAKIELSSSQSTNINLPFITADATGPKHINEDLTRAKFNELTRDLVERSLTPMKKALEDAKMTIGDIDKVILVGGSTRIPAVVEAVKNFTGKEPSKGVNPDEAVAVGAAIQAGVLTGDVKDILLLDVTPLTLGIETMGGIATPLIERNTPIPAKKSQVFSTAVDNQPSVEINIVQGERQMAVDNKSLGRFTLSGIAPAPRGIPQIEVTFDIDANGIVNVSAKDKGTGKEANITITASTNLSDEEIDKAVKEAEQFAEADKNRKEAIEVKNNADNLVYQMEKSLTDLGDKISEDEKAKVTAKIEELKKVKDGDDIEAIKKAQEELTQEFYAISQKMYAEANPQGAEGATGAGDAAGAGSADDNVVDADFKVDDK